One Aureispira anguillae genomic region harbors:
- a CDS encoding glycosyltransferase family 2 protein: MALIIPAYNELEYLDQKIKNCFELQYPSNLLKLIFVTDGSNDGSDLYLKKYEQITNYHLDERKGKIAAMNRVAPQIKADIIVFSDANAMLNKEALMEIATRFNDPKVGCVAGEKRIVVEGKSKATNAGEGFYWKYESALKNWSSQLNSAIGAAGELFAVRTELFEAPKLDTILDDFIISLSVVRKGFKIAYTKEAYALEYGSLTIQEEMKRKIRICTGGVQAIQRTLALLNPFRYPLFAFQYLSHRCLRWTITPIALVLLIPINTYLAYNEQDIYFFLGILQALFYFLGFLGFLFKTQKLQNKFLFIPFYFLMMNFSALVGMKRFFFNEQSVLWEKSQRLKTVNTESPPL; the protein is encoded by the coding sequence TTGGCTCTAATTATACCAGCTTATAATGAATTAGAATATCTCGATCAAAAAATAAAAAATTGCTTTGAACTTCAATATCCTTCTAATCTGTTAAAATTAATATTTGTCACCGATGGTTCTAATGATGGTTCAGACTTGTATTTAAAAAAGTACGAACAAATTACAAATTATCATTTGGATGAAAGAAAGGGAAAAATTGCGGCAATGAACAGAGTTGCTCCCCAGATTAAAGCTGATATCATCGTTTTTTCTGATGCTAATGCCATGCTGAACAAGGAAGCCTTAATGGAAATTGCTACCCGTTTTAATGACCCTAAAGTGGGCTGTGTCGCTGGAGAAAAACGAATTGTTGTTGAAGGAAAAAGTAAGGCTACGAACGCAGGAGAGGGGTTTTATTGGAAATATGAGTCGGCACTTAAAAACTGGTCTTCTCAACTTAATTCAGCAATTGGAGCAGCTGGCGAGCTTTTTGCGGTACGAACAGAACTCTTTGAAGCACCAAAACTAGATACTATTTTAGATGATTTTATCATTTCTTTATCTGTTGTTCGAAAAGGGTTCAAAATCGCTTATACCAAAGAGGCTTATGCGCTAGAATACGGTTCTTTGACTATTCAGGAAGAAATGAAACGAAAGATAAGAATTTGCACTGGAGGGGTGCAGGCTATACAAAGAACTTTAGCCTTGTTAAACCCTTTTCGATACCCTCTTTTTGCTTTTCAATATCTCTCGCATCGCTGTTTAAGATGGACAATTACACCAATTGCATTAGTATTATTAATACCCATTAACACATATCTTGCTTATAATGAGCAAGATATTTACTTTTTTTTAGGTATATTGCAAGCACTATTTTATTTTTTAGGCTTTTTAGGCTTCCTTTTTAAGACTCAAAAGCTCCAAAATAAGTTCTTATTTATTCCTTTTTACTTTCTAATGATGAACTTTTCTGCTTTGGTAGGAATGAAAAGATTTTTCTTCAATGAACAATCTGTTTTATGGGAAAAATCACAACGTTTGAAGACAGTAAACACAGAATCCCCTCCTTTGTAA
- a CDS encoding glycosyltransferase encodes MLKNKTIVIFSLQPWDIKIGSNCKNIALELAKNNRVIYVNRPLDRISWLRRKKDTITQNRMNVLKGRKEAVEQIDKNLWVLTPTIVMESVQWINSSFVFQSLTERNSRRLAQNIKHYLDQLEVDEFILFNDSAMFQGINLKKFLQPKLFIYYIRDYLIAQPYFKKHGPDIEQQLIKQADLVVTNSTYLADYAKKYNANSFFIGQGCDLEMFQPQQIKSIPPSLQNIPQPIIGYVGSLTAKRLDINLLVYLAKHNPKWSIVLVGGEDEEFRNSELHHLSNVYFLGFQKPETLPQFIHGFDVCINPQVLNQLSIGNYPRKIDEYLAMGKPVVATKTEGMMMFKDYVYLAENKEQFEKGIHDLLKNNTKELYHQRINFAQSHSWENSIHAMAELL; translated from the coding sequence ATGCTAAAGAATAAAACTATAGTCATTTTTAGCTTGCAACCTTGGGACATCAAAATAGGAAGCAATTGCAAAAATATTGCATTAGAATTGGCTAAAAATAATCGAGTAATCTATGTTAATAGACCTCTAGATCGAATAAGTTGGCTAAGAAGAAAAAAAGATACGATTACTCAAAATAGAATGAATGTATTGAAGGGAAGGAAAGAGGCTGTTGAGCAAATTGACAAAAACCTTTGGGTATTAACCCCCACCATTGTAATGGAGTCTGTGCAGTGGATAAATTCAAGCTTCGTGTTTCAATCTTTAACAGAAAGAAATAGTCGAAGATTGGCTCAGAATATCAAGCATTATCTAGACCAATTAGAGGTTGATGAATTTATTTTATTTAATGATAGTGCTATGTTTCAGGGAATTAATCTGAAAAAGTTCTTACAACCTAAATTGTTTATTTATTACATCAGGGATTATCTTATTGCCCAACCCTATTTTAAAAAGCATGGTCCTGATATTGAGCAACAGTTGATTAAGCAAGCGGATTTGGTGGTAACTAATTCTACTTATTTGGCAGATTACGCCAAAAAGTACAATGCGAATAGTTTTTTTATTGGACAGGGTTGTGATTTGGAGATGTTTCAACCTCAACAAATAAAATCAATCCCTCCAAGCCTTCAAAACATTCCTCAACCCATTATAGGATATGTAGGAAGTTTAACGGCTAAACGCTTAGATATTAACTTGTTGGTATACCTAGCTAAACATAATCCCAAATGGTCTATTGTTTTGGTTGGGGGAGAGGATGAGGAATTTAGGAACAGTGAATTGCATCATTTGAGTAATGTTTACTTTTTAGGTTTTCAAAAACCAGAAACATTGCCTCAATTTATTCATGGTTTTGATGTTTGCATCAACCCTCAAGTATTGAATCAATTATCCATTGGGAATTATCCTCGGAAAATTGACGAGTATTTGGCAATGGGAAAACCTGTTGTTGCAACAAAAACGGAGGGCATGATGATGTTTAAGGATTATGTTTATTTAGCAGAAAACAAGGAGCAATTCGAAAAAGGCATCCATGATTTACTGAAAAATAATACGAAAGAATTATATCATCAACGCATTAATTTTGCTCAATCTCATTCTTGGGAAAACAGTATTCATGCAATGGCAGAATTGTTATAA
- a CDS encoding sulfotransferase domain-containing protein, whose amino-acid sequence MNYPNFLIIGAGKSGTTSVYHAIKQHPDVFMSAVKEPNFFALEGQEKITGYDKEDPDGFNFYPWAVTNLKDYHKLFNEVKGQKAVGESSTMYQYMPKAPENIKKHIPAVKLIAIFRNPADRLYSRYLHLVRENRPPTPNFEDCFERGNLWWQKNDLVQEGFYYTHMKRYFELFDAANIKIMLYEDLRQQPIQFMQELFEFIEVDPSFVPDMSVQYNISGKVKNKYVDLLIGQQSVLRKGVEKISPSLIQKIRDSHLMQKIVTNLRKKNLERVPLSDAVRKRLIDEIYREEIESFSKLIQRDLSHWLSY is encoded by the coding sequence ATGAACTATCCTAATTTTTTAATTATAGGGGCTGGCAAAAGCGGTACAACTTCTGTTTACCATGCCATCAAGCAACACCCTGATGTTTTTATGAGTGCGGTTAAAGAACCTAACTTTTTTGCCTTAGAAGGACAAGAAAAAATCACTGGTTATGATAAAGAAGACCCAGATGGGTTTAATTTTTACCCTTGGGCGGTAACGAATTTAAAAGATTACCATAAATTATTTAACGAGGTTAAAGGGCAAAAGGCAGTGGGAGAATCTTCGACCATGTATCAATACATGCCAAAAGCTCCTGAAAATATAAAAAAGCACATTCCAGCAGTAAAACTTATTGCCATTTTTAGAAACCCTGCTGATCGGTTGTATTCTCGATATTTGCATTTAGTTCGTGAAAATAGACCACCAACGCCTAATTTTGAAGATTGTTTTGAACGAGGGAATCTTTGGTGGCAAAAAAATGATCTAGTACAAGAAGGGTTTTATTATACGCATATGAAGCGTTATTTCGAATTGTTTGATGCCGCTAACATTAAGATCATGTTGTACGAAGATCTACGTCAGCAGCCCATTCAGTTTATGCAAGAGTTATTTGAGTTTATAGAGGTTGATCCTTCTTTTGTTCCTGATATGTCAGTACAGTACAATATTTCAGGAAAGGTGAAAAATAAATATGTGGATTTGTTAATCGGGCAACAGAGTGTGCTGCGCAAGGGGGTAGAAAAAATTAGCCCTAGCCTAATTCAAAAGATAAGGGATTCGCACCTAATGCAAAAGATTGTAACAAACCTTAGGAAAAAAAATCTAGAAAGAGTTCCGCTTTCGGATGCTGTGCGAAAACGATTGATTGACGAAATCTATCGAGAAGAAATTGAATCATTCAGCAAGTTGATTCAGCGTGATTTGAGCCATTGGCTTTCTTATTAA
- a CDS encoding glycosyltransferase: MLALFSILIGGYLALASFYMLLFAIGAKVNSTKTTIQLSSKVSSTASMAVFIPAYKEDAVIVEVATKALAQDYNNYTVIVIADSLKPVTLERLKELPIEVVEVDFEQSTKVKALNHAMNQLTSNYEIAVILDADNVMEAQFLAKMNVAYHQGAKVIQGRRIAKNKTGSYALLDALSEAINNNIYNLGQINLGFSARLVGSGMAFEYDLFKRLMQDSVAVGGFDKELELKLLEQKAFIHYVDNAIVWDEKVSKVAVFAKQRRRWLAAQYHYLKEYGGRAIRALFLKGNLDFFNKICQMALPPRLLLPVFLAMGSVLTYLLGSNTAWIWFWGLLANLMANLISIPKEMFTIELFKALIKLPIAIFFMFFSLFKIKGANKKFYHTPHGEEK, encoded by the coding sequence ATGCTAGCACTATTTTCTATCCTAATTGGAGGCTATTTGGCATTGGCTTCCTTCTATATGCTTCTATTTGCAATAGGAGCTAAGGTTAATTCTACTAAAACAACAATCCAGTTGTCTAGTAAAGTAAGTTCAACCGCTTCTATGGCTGTATTTATCCCTGCTTACAAGGAAGATGCAGTGATTGTGGAAGTAGCCACTAAAGCTTTGGCACAAGATTATAATAACTATACAGTGATTGTTATTGCTGATTCTTTAAAGCCCGTTACTTTAGAACGACTAAAGGAATTGCCCATTGAGGTTGTAGAAGTTGACTTTGAGCAAAGTACTAAAGTAAAGGCACTCAATCACGCTATGAATCAATTGACTTCTAACTATGAAATTGCTGTAATATTAGATGCTGATAATGTGATGGAAGCGCAATTTTTAGCTAAAATGAACGTAGCCTACCATCAAGGCGCTAAGGTCATACAAGGGCGACGAATTGCAAAAAACAAAACGGGCTCTTATGCCTTGCTAGATGCACTTAGTGAAGCCATTAATAATAACATTTATAATTTAGGGCAAATTAACTTAGGCTTTTCCGCTCGTTTGGTTGGCTCAGGAATGGCCTTTGAATATGACTTATTTAAACGCTTAATGCAAGATTCTGTAGCTGTAGGAGGGTTTGACAAAGAATTAGAATTAAAATTATTAGAACAGAAAGCCTTTATCCATTATGTGGATAATGCAATCGTTTGGGATGAAAAAGTAAGCAAAGTAGCTGTTTTTGCCAAGCAACGCAGAAGGTGGTTAGCAGCACAGTACCATTACCTAAAAGAATATGGTGGTCGTGCAATTAGAGCTTTATTCTTGAAGGGCAATCTAGATTTTTTTAATAAAATTTGCCAAATGGCATTGCCTCCGAGGTTATTGCTGCCTGTTTTTTTGGCAATGGGTTCTGTTTTAACCTATCTCTTAGGTTCAAATACGGCTTGGATTTGGTTTTGGGGCTTGTTGGCCAACCTAATGGCCAACCTAATCTCCATCCCTAAAGAAATGTTTACAATAGAATTATTCAAGGCCTTGATCAAATTACCAATTGCCATCTTTTTTATGTTCTTTTCTTTGTTCAAGATCAAGGGAGCCAACAAAAAATTTTATCATACGCCTCATGGTGAGGAAAAATAG
- a CDS encoding glycosyltransferase family 2 protein, protein MTSDPLVSIIVVNYNTSNEVLDLLASLGHCTYSNYEVLVVDNASPKDDLSPVLTAYPFVQLINSTKNLGFAGANNLGMDHAQGDYYLFLNPDTCVTPSFLEPMLEAFEQNPSIGLVSPKIKYYDQPHLIQYAGTSTMSKWTMRSHSFSKNKEDNTANSISQLTGYGHGAAMMVPKSVVEKVGKMNETYFLYYEELDWCERIRQQGYQIYYVASSIVYHKESISIEKESPLKIFYLSRNRILFARLHYKMGALTLYFLYHIFVVIPKHIFKYINQPALLKAYLKGVFWHLSSSITI, encoded by the coding sequence ATGACATCTGATCCGCTAGTTTCCATCATTGTTGTTAATTATAATACCTCGAATGAGGTGCTTGATTTATTAGCATCCTTAGGCCATTGTACTTATTCTAATTATGAAGTACTGGTAGTCGATAATGCTTCCCCTAAGGATGATTTAAGCCCAGTGCTAACAGCATATCCATTTGTACAGTTGATAAACAGTACAAAAAATCTAGGTTTTGCAGGAGCCAATAATTTAGGCATGGATCACGCTCAGGGAGACTACTATTTATTTCTCAATCCAGATACTTGTGTAACACCATCCTTTTTAGAACCCATGTTGGAAGCTTTTGAGCAAAACCCCTCAATTGGATTGGTTAGCCCCAAAATAAAATACTACGATCAACCTCATCTAATTCAATATGCAGGAACATCAACCATGAGTAAATGGACCATGCGCAGTCATTCCTTTAGCAAAAACAAAGAAGACAATACAGCCAATTCCATCAGTCAGCTAACGGGTTATGGGCATGGTGCTGCTATGATGGTTCCTAAAAGCGTTGTCGAAAAAGTTGGAAAGATGAACGAGACTTATTTCTTGTATTACGAAGAATTAGATTGGTGTGAACGAATTCGTCAACAGGGCTACCAAATTTATTATGTTGCTTCTTCTATTGTTTATCATAAAGAATCGATCTCCATTGAAAAAGAAAGCCCGCTTAAAATTTTTTACCTCAGTAGAAATAGAATTCTATTTGCTCGACTACACTACAAAATGGGGGCGTTAACCCTTTATTTTTTATATCATATATTTGTGGTTATTCCCAAACACATATTTAAATATATTAATCAACCAGCATTATTAAAAGCCTATTTAAAAGGTGTCTTTTGGCATCTATCTAGTTCCATCACGATTTAA
- a CDS encoding glycosyltransferase, whose translation MSKPVVSVLISSYNHGLYIEQLLESILQQSYGYENIELIVIDDCSTDNSCSIIQALADQHHFQFIANTSNKGICANINRGILLAKGQYICITGSDDYWAVNKLELQVTHLEQNPKAAVCSGNVIRVDAKGKDLAPEKQITAPARIYSFKEVFLRDFPFSSTCAMIRKSVLDEVGGYDEQLKIEDYYMWLKIAAAGHELHFLKEILGYYRIHDGNTIHKSWLIYTEMAKILALYQKHNLYPAALKRLKVVYFPQIAQLNKKKALGLLPAAISNTRFFYRGVYHLLRPFKAKL comes from the coding sequence ATGAGCAAACCCGTAGTAAGCGTTTTAATATCTTCTTATAATCATGGTCTATACATTGAGCAACTCTTAGAAAGTATTCTCCAACAGTCCTATGGCTATGAAAATATAGAGTTGATTGTTATCGATGATTGTTCGACCGACAATAGTTGTTCAATCATTCAAGCCCTAGCAGATCAACACCACTTCCAATTTATTGCAAACACTAGCAATAAGGGGATTTGCGCTAATATTAATAGAGGGATTCTTTTGGCAAAGGGACAGTATATTTGCATAACAGGTTCTGACGATTATTGGGCAGTAAATAAGTTGGAGTTGCAGGTAACGCATCTGGAACAAAACCCCAAAGCAGCCGTTTGTTCTGGCAATGTCATTCGAGTAGACGCAAAAGGAAAAGACTTAGCCCCTGAAAAACAAATCACTGCTCCAGCTAGAATTTATAGTTTTAAAGAGGTATTCTTAAGAGATTTTCCCTTTTCTAGTACTTGCGCTATGATTCGAAAATCCGTACTTGATGAGGTAGGAGGCTACGATGAACAACTCAAAATTGAGGATTATTATATGTGGCTTAAAATTGCCGCTGCTGGACATGAATTGCATTTCTTAAAAGAAATCTTAGGGTATTACCGAATTCATGATGGCAATACCATCCACAAATCTTGGTTGATTTATACTGAAATGGCCAAAATTTTAGCCTTGTATCAGAAACACAACCTGTATCCTGCTGCCCTGAAACGCCTAAAGGTCGTTTATTTTCCTCAAATTGCTCAACTTAATAAAAAGAAAGCTCTAGGTTTGCTCCCAGCGGCTATTTCTAATACTCGTTTTTTTTATAGAGGAGTATATCACCTTCTAAGACCATTTAAAGCAAAGCTATGA
- a CDS encoding O-antigen translocase: MNLKSTTFWSAIYTVIRMLSGIISIKVVAYMIGPAGVAYVGQFQNFLTITNSSSNMGIGQGTIKYLAEHRAEDEVYKKILSTSFIITIVSSSLISILILLFHKELSVHLFHREDLSFILIVLALSISIYSSGQILMHALNGFQEIKKLITARILTSLLGLVSTIALVLTAGVEGALLALIISQIIGFGVLIYYSKTSRWFSKSNFLGGWDAVFFKKLGHFSIMTFVSVILLNIRQIYLRDYIIIQLSPEAAGYWQAIWKISELYLTVITFSLSVYYLPKLSEIKEKKALREEIFKGYQFLIPIVLILSVSIFVLRDLIIYILFTPDFSAVRDLFFYQLIGDVFKIASWILSFLMVAKAMTKTFIITEIIFIGLFAMLSLFGVQWYGLVGMTYAFALTYILYFFTMLFIFKDILFTHRQTV, from the coding sequence ATGAATTTAAAAAGCACCACGTTTTGGTCAGCTATTTATACCGTTATTAGAATGCTCTCTGGGATTATTTCTATTAAGGTAGTAGCTTATATGATTGGACCAGCAGGGGTCGCTTATGTAGGACAATTCCAAAATTTCTTAACCATTACCAATAGTAGTTCTAATATGGGAATTGGGCAAGGAACCATTAAGTATTTGGCAGAACACAGAGCAGAAGATGAGGTGTATAAAAAAATATTGAGCACCTCCTTTATTATTACGATTGTTTCCAGTTCCTTGATTTCTATTTTGATCTTACTATTTCACAAAGAGCTGAGTGTTCACCTATTTCATCGAGAAGATCTTAGCTTTATTCTGATTGTTTTAGCACTATCCATCAGCATTTACTCTTCTGGGCAAATTTTAATGCATGCTTTAAATGGATTCCAAGAAATAAAAAAACTAATTACTGCCCGTATCCTGACCAGCCTTTTAGGCTTAGTTTCAACCATAGCTTTAGTTCTAACAGCAGGCGTAGAAGGAGCTTTATTGGCGCTCATTATTAGCCAAATCATAGGCTTTGGTGTTCTAATTTATTATTCCAAAACAAGCCGTTGGTTTTCTAAAAGCAACTTCTTAGGGGGCTGGGATGCTGTTTTTTTTAAAAAACTAGGCCATTTCTCAATAATGACCTTTGTTTCTGTCATCTTACTGAATATTCGACAAATCTATTTGAGAGACTATATCATCATTCAATTATCTCCCGAAGCGGCAGGTTATTGGCAAGCCATTTGGAAAATATCTGAGTTGTATTTGACCGTTATAACCTTTTCTTTATCGGTTTATTACCTACCCAAATTATCAGAGATCAAAGAAAAGAAAGCTTTACGGGAAGAAATTTTTAAAGGCTATCAATTTTTAATCCCAATTGTATTAATCTTATCGGTTTCTATTTTTGTTTTAAGAGATTTAATTATTTATATTTTATTTACGCCTGATTTTAGTGCTGTTAGAGATTTATTTTTTTACCAACTCATTGGAGATGTTTTTAAAATTGCCTCTTGGATATTGAGCTTTTTGATGGTCGCCAAAGCAATGACTAAAACATTCATTATCACAGAAATTATATTCATTGGTCTATTTGCAATGCTCTCCTTATTTGGAGTACAATGGTATGGTTTGGTTGGAATGACCTATGCTTTTGCCTTAACCTATATCCTATACTTTTTTACCATGCTTTTTATATTCAAAGATATTCTATTCACCCATAGACAGACGGTCTAA
- a CDS encoding O-antigen ligase family protein has protein sequence MNLKNIIYSRTGADLIYNPLILIGVVFAALVITKGIVWNWMLIFVGVVALPIGLFYLYKIFQNPRLGMWSVLVYCFVWSLIARYLFAYTRISLPFGLGVDGLLFLTLVAMIFSGGSKANYRILQNRLVVLTFLWFFFVVLQLFNPQATSKIAWFYAMRCYALYIFLAVILTYMLLNQREDLDRFFLLFIGFSIFGAFYGAYQLNIGLNYADSIFIQPKLDRHMLFGKLRVFSFYENAGQAGVSQAHAGVLANILCIHEKRRYYKLFYGFGMLACYYGMAISGTRGALVVPIIGMGVYLVWCRKPIVTISGIIAGAVILFLLVFTTVGQSNYTINRMRTAFDPNDPSFQYRLEARAHYQEYMNKHAFGWGIGTAGYWGNRFNGEDNVMKGTDGGYVQLQAEIGIVGLYFYWFYYLFILGMTFLMLFKLRDMELYPQVLALCCGIMGLLAANYGNSVIYQLPSNLTVSMSLAYIWIARKWALGEQLPPFASQFK, from the coding sequence ATGAACCTTAAAAATATCATTTATAGTCGAACGGGTGCCGACCTCATTTATAATCCTTTAATTCTTATTGGAGTAGTATTCGCAGCACTAGTGATTACAAAGGGAATTGTATGGAATTGGATGCTTATCTTTGTTGGTGTTGTAGCATTGCCTATAGGACTCTTTTATTTATACAAAATTTTTCAAAACCCTAGACTAGGTATGTGGTCTGTATTGGTCTATTGCTTTGTCTGGAGTTTAATTGCCCGTTATCTCTTTGCTTACACTAGGATTTCATTACCCTTTGGATTGGGGGTAGATGGGCTATTATTTTTAACGCTTGTCGCCATGATTTTTAGTGGTGGATCAAAAGCTAATTATAGAATCCTTCAAAACAGGTTGGTTGTCCTAACCTTTCTTTGGTTTTTCTTTGTTGTACTTCAACTGTTCAACCCTCAAGCAACAAGCAAAATAGCTTGGTTTTATGCAATGCGTTGCTATGCTTTGTATATCTTTTTGGCCGTTATTCTTACTTATATGTTGCTGAACCAAAGAGAAGATCTAGACCGTTTCTTTCTCCTATTTATAGGTTTTTCCATCTTTGGCGCTTTCTATGGAGCGTATCAATTGAATATAGGATTAAATTATGCCGACAGTATATTTATCCAACCCAAATTAGATCGGCATATGCTATTTGGCAAGTTGCGAGTCTTTTCATTTTATGAAAATGCTGGGCAAGCGGGCGTTTCTCAGGCACATGCAGGGGTACTCGCCAATATCCTGTGTATTCACGAAAAAAGGCGTTATTATAAATTATTTTATGGTTTTGGAATGTTAGCCTGTTATTACGGAATGGCCATTTCAGGAACAAGAGGAGCCTTAGTTGTCCCTATTATTGGCATGGGAGTCTATCTAGTATGGTGTCGTAAACCGATCGTTACCATTTCAGGAATTATTGCAGGTGCTGTTATTTTGTTTTTATTGGTGTTTACAACAGTGGGGCAAAGTAATTACACCATCAACAGAATGAGAACCGCATTTGATCCTAATGATCCCTCTTTTCAATATAGACTAGAAGCCCGAGCTCATTATCAAGAATATATGAATAAGCACGCTTTTGGTTGGGGTATAGGAACCGCTGGTTATTGGGGAAATCGATTTAATGGGGAAGATAATGTCATGAAAGGGACAGATGGTGGTTATGTGCAATTGCAAGCAGAGATTGGTATTGTGGGGTTATACTTTTACTGGTTTTATTACCTATTTATACTTGGAATGACCTTTCTGATGCTATTTAAATTAAGAGATATGGAACTTTACCCCCAAGTATTGGCACTTTGTTGTGGAATAATGGGTTTGTTGGCTGCTAATTATGGAAACAGCGTAATTTATCAATTACCTAGTAATTTGACGGTTAGTATGAGTTTAGCTTATATCTGGATTGCTCGAAAATGGGCTTTAGGTGAACAACTTCCTCCGTTTGCTTCCCAATTTAAATAA
- a CDS encoding TolC family protein, with translation MRKLLILGFFFVAQIGWAQKDSLSTTNKTDSLLLLIHQLPPLEELLEAAKKKSPLIKSRNALIKIKENEAKTIKNDWLNVLALKGSVGYGNSFIDVNQNNIGIGSNINTVLFNVGVILNFSPEYWANRKHKLKILEGHVEYEKAVQEETILTIAEKITNSYLELDYYKSIYIKASAGYESNRATLQIAKKKFIEGDIDIAIYNDIVLKNIKLDLEIEGYKQNLKKAYYSLQRILAND, from the coding sequence ATGAGAAAACTGTTGATATTGGGATTTTTTTTTGTTGCACAAATAGGTTGGGCTCAAAAAGACAGTCTATCTACTACTAATAAAACAGATAGTCTTCTTTTATTGATTCATCAACTGCCTCCTTTAGAGGAACTCCTCGAAGCTGCAAAGAAAAAATCACCTTTAATCAAAAGTCGAAATGCTCTAATCAAAATTAAGGAAAACGAAGCTAAGACAATTAAAAATGATTGGTTAAATGTTCTAGCCCTAAAAGGGAGTGTAGGATATGGAAATAGTTTTATTGATGTCAATCAAAATAATATCGGTATTGGGTCGAATATCAATACTGTATTGTTCAATGTTGGTGTCATTTTAAATTTTTCACCAGAATATTGGGCAAACCGCAAGCATAAACTAAAAATACTCGAAGGGCATGTTGAATATGAAAAAGCTGTCCAGGAAGAGACTATTTTAACAATTGCGGAAAAAATCACTAATTCTTATCTAGAGCTAGATTACTACAAAAGCATATATATAAAAGCCAGTGCTGGTTATGAATCTAATCGAGCCACGCTCCAAATAGCGAAAAAAAAATTCATTGAAGGGGATATAGATATCGCAATTTATAATGACATTGTACTAAAAAATATAAAACTCGATTTAGAGATAGAGGGGTATAAGCAAAACTTAAAAAAAGCTTATTATAGCCTACAACGTATACTTGCTAACGATTAA
- a CDS encoding sugar transferase: protein MMPVIQNQKKVTSPYIPLWKRIFDLSFSLIAIVFLAPLFLIIGLLIKLDSKGSVFYISKRVGSGYQVFNFYKFRTMRTGADNELEKLRKELNQYEENNSSENDNKAVFVKLKQDPRVTRLGKFLRKTSLDELPQLFNIIKGDMSIVGNRPLPLYEAEQLMTDYSAAQRFEAPAGLTGLWQVQKRGQSDMSEEERKCLDNEYAKNYTFWMDIKLIIQTFKVFIQKENV, encoded by the coding sequence ATGATGCCCGTAATTCAAAATCAAAAGAAGGTAACGTCCCCTTATATCCCTCTTTGGAAACGCATTTTTGACCTATCTTTCTCTCTTATTGCTATTGTATTTTTAGCACCATTATTTTTAATCATAGGGTTGCTCATCAAACTTGATTCAAAAGGATCCGTATTCTATATTTCAAAACGAGTAGGATCTGGATATCAAGTGTTCAATTTTTACAAATTTAGAACCATGCGAACTGGGGCTGATAATGAACTAGAAAAATTGAGAAAAGAGCTAAATCAGTATGAAGAAAACAACAGTTCGGAAAATGATAATAAAGCTGTTTTTGTAAAATTAAAACAAGACCCAAGAGTTACTCGATTGGGAAAATTTCTTAGAAAAACTAGTTTGGATGAATTGCCTCAATTATTCAATATTATAAAAGGTGACATGTCTATTGTTGGCAATAGACCATTGCCATTGTATGAAGCAGAACAATTAATGACAGATTATTCTGCTGCTCAAAGATTTGAGGCTCCTGCAGGTTTAACAGGATTGTGGCAAGTTCAAAAACGAGGACAAAGCGACATGTCTGAAGAAGAACGAAAATGTTTAGATAATGAATATGCCAAAAATTACACCTTTTGGATGGATATTAAATTAATTATTCAGACATTTAAAGTCTTTATCCAAAAAGAGAATGTATAA